One segment of Gemmatimonadales bacterium DNA contains the following:
- a CDS encoding SDR family oxidoreductase produces the protein MSQPDRSPFRPDLLSGQLAVVTGGGTGIGLGIAGCLASAGAAVVLASRKPEHLEHAAESLRAEGARVTTVETNVREPESVGRMVERVSREHGRIDILVNNAAGNFYAPSATLSPNGWRAVLETDLSGTFLCAQAVYPVMKAQGGGRIVSISMTLHYRGWPQMAHATAAKAGVDALTRTLALEWAPDRITVNAVAPGPIPTEGVRKAFTPPNEAAPDLFRMDRYVADAIPLGRWGTPEDVGQMVTFLASPAGEWITGAIFVVDGGSWLAGGRP, from the coding sequence ATGAGCCAACCGGATCGAAGCCCCTTCCGTCCCGATCTCCTCAGCGGTCAGCTCGCGGTGGTGACGGGCGGGGGCACCGGTATCGGCCTGGGCATCGCCGGGTGCCTCGCGTCCGCCGGCGCCGCGGTGGTCCTCGCCAGCCGGAAACCGGAGCACCTCGAGCACGCCGCTGAGAGCCTTCGGGCCGAGGGGGCGCGTGTCACCACTGTGGAGACCAACGTGCGCGAGCCCGAGTCGGTGGGCCGCATGGTCGAGCGAGTGTCCCGTGAGCACGGCCGCATCGACATCCTGGTGAACAACGCCGCCGGCAACTTCTACGCGCCGTCTGCCACGCTCTCGCCCAACGGCTGGCGTGCGGTGCTGGAGACCGATCTCTCCGGGACCTTCCTGTGCGCACAGGCCGTGTACCCGGTGATGAAGGCCCAGGGCGGCGGCCGCATCGTCTCGATCTCCATGACCCTGCATTACCGCGGCTGGCCTCAGATGGCCCACGCCACCGCCGCCAAGGCCGGCGTCGACGCACTCACGCGGACGCTGGCCCTGGAATGGGCGCCGGACCGGATCACGGTCAATGCCGTGGCGCCCGGGCCGATACCGACCGAGGGAGTCAGGAAGGCGTTCACCCCGCCCAACGAGGCTGCACCGGACCTCTTCCGGATGGATCGGTACGTGGCCGACGCCATCCCACTCGGCCGATGGGGCACGCCCGAGGACGTGGGCCAGATGGTCACCTTTCTGGCGAGCCCCGCCGGTGAGTGGATCACCGGGGCCATCTTCGTGGTCGACGGCGGCTCTTGGCTCGCGGGCGGGAGGCCCTGA
- a CDS encoding arylesterase, which translates to MILRSVVCGLMLSLGAGCDAGERAPAGDPPPPPSDGQRGRIVFLGTSLTAGLGLDPDQAYPALLQQKIDSAGLPFLTVNAGVSGETSAGARRRIDWLFRQPVAVLVIETGANDGLRGQDVDSLAANIQAIIDRAKRQQPPPGIVLAGMQAPPNYGLAYTRRFRAAYPQLAQRNHLPLIPFLLEGVAGVDSLNQADLTHPTVAGQRRLAETVWRVLEPVLRGHA; encoded by the coding sequence ATGATACTCCGGTCCGTCGTGTGCGGGCTGATGCTCAGCCTGGGCGCCGGATGCGACGCGGGCGAGCGCGCTCCGGCCGGAGACCCGCCACCGCCGCCATCCGATGGCCAGCGCGGTCGCATCGTCTTCCTCGGCACCAGCCTCACCGCCGGACTCGGCCTCGATCCCGACCAGGCGTACCCCGCGCTGCTCCAGCAGAAGATCGATTCGGCCGGCCTTCCGTTCCTGACCGTCAACGCCGGCGTGAGCGGAGAGACTTCGGCCGGGGCCAGGCGGCGGATCGATTGGCTGTTCCGCCAGCCGGTGGCCGTTCTGGTGATCGAGACCGGCGCCAACGACGGGCTCCGCGGACAGGACGTGGATTCCCTGGCGGCCAATATCCAGGCGATCATCGACCGCGCCAAGCGCCAGCAGCCGCCTCCCGGCATCGTGCTCGCGGGGATGCAGGCGCCGCCCAACTACGGTCTGGCCTACACCCGGCGATTTCGTGCGGCGTACCCCCAGCTCGCGCAGCGCAACCATCTGCCGCTGATTCCGTTTCTGCTCGAAGGGGTGGCCGGGGTGGACTCACTCAACCAGGCGGACCTGACGCATCCCACCGTGGCGGGACAGCGGCGGCTGGCGGAGACGGTGTGGCGGGTGCTGGAGCCGGTGCTACGAGGGCACGCCTGA
- a CDS encoding enoyl-CoA hydratase/isomerase family protein gives MSDELLYSVEGPVHRLTLNRPARRNALTPALARELALVLETIEEAAQAESVVLGGAGGHFCAGLDLHWLRSLGASATVAELQHGLSDFQAAVLAIVRCPVPVIAVVAGTAAGYGLDLALACDFRVAGAGASFTSAFARMGLVPDGGSTFTLPRLVGVGPALRLLLAGETLDAARAHAIGLVDAVVDDAALEAEVRRLTEQLSANAPSSVRTIKRLVRAPEIGVLEQALSTEGAAQIQALQGAEFRRRLESFTARGAARTDKA, from the coding sequence ATGTCGGACGAGCTGTTGTACTCGGTCGAAGGCCCGGTGCACCGGCTGACGCTCAATCGGCCCGCACGACGCAACGCGCTCACGCCCGCTCTCGCGCGGGAGCTCGCGCTGGTGCTCGAGACCATCGAGGAGGCGGCGCAGGCGGAATCGGTGGTGCTCGGCGGCGCCGGCGGGCACTTCTGTGCCGGGCTCGACCTGCACTGGCTGCGCTCCCTGGGTGCCAGTGCCACCGTGGCCGAGCTGCAGCACGGCCTGAGCGATTTCCAGGCGGCGGTGCTGGCCATCGTGCGCTGCCCGGTGCCGGTCATCGCGGTGGTGGCGGGGACCGCGGCCGGGTACGGACTCGACCTCGCCCTCGCCTGTGATTTCCGGGTCGCCGGCGCCGGGGCCAGCTTCACCTCCGCCTTTGCCCGTATGGGGCTTGTGCCGGACGGCGGCTCGACCTTCACCTTGCCCCGGCTGGTCGGAGTCGGTCCGGCGCTTCGCCTGCTCCTGGCCGGTGAGACGCTGGATGCCGCGCGGGCCCATGCCATCGGGCTGGTTGACGCCGTGGTGGACGACGCCGCGCTGGAGGCCGAGGTCCGCCGGCTGACCGAGCAGCTCTCCGCCAACGCACCGTCCAGCGTCCGTACCATCAAGCGGCTGGTGCGGGCGCCGGAGATCGGGGTGCTGGAACAGGCGCTCTCCACGGAGGGCGCGGCCCAGATCCAGGCGCTCCAGGGAGCCGAGTTTCGCCGGCGGCTGGAGAGCTTCACGGCGCGGGGCGCGGCCCGGACCGACAAGGCATGA
- a CDS encoding FtsX-like permease family protein, producing the protein MTTAGFVLRMAAREIRAAPRRLLLLTASIAVGVAALVAIGSFTDNLRDSVRAQSQALLGADLAFSSRRPLTPKAEAVVDTLVSGGARLARLTSFSGMAYVPRTSGTRLVQVAAVDGAYPFYGEIRTQPAPAWRELQSGRFVVVDPSLLSALGARLGDTLALGEARFVITGSIVSAPGNVGIRAAFGPRIFIPGRFLQDTRLLGFGARAEYEAFLSLPPGTSPAAIADRYRTRLQVERARVRTVAEDQQNLNDALVRLAGYLGLVALIALLLGGIGVASAVVVFIRQRLDSIAVLRCLGASAGRVLAIYLAEAAAMGLVGSILGALLGLGAQQVLPELLAGLLPVTVRPELSLRAVALGLGMGLWVALIFALSPLLAVRRVPPLAALRRDVDPEVRRSRDPWRWLSLAALAASTVALAAIQVGSWRRAAIFSAGVAAALLILWGASWALIRVARRWLPPAWPYVWRQGVANLHRPFNQTTTVVLAIGFGGFLLGTLFLVQFNLLRQLRITGGPSRPNLVLFDIQPDQQPIVQRALAEARLPSFGPVPIVPMRIESVKGKPVSMTLADTSAGRDGPSNAWAFRREYRSTYRDTLVGSERLVAGRWWTPGARTPEISVETDLARELGVRVGDEIVWDVQGVPVTTRVASLREVEWARFEPNFFVVFAPGALEGAPQSLVTLTRIARPSDRGTFQRRLTERLPNVTILDLSSVQETLERLIARVLLAIRFMALFTLGTGTLVLVGALATSRFQRAREGALLRTLGATRGQLFRIVIAEYVSLGLIASLVAVVLASVAGWALARFLFEGSFTLPVVPLSLLAAAVVTLTVVVGLANSRVVLRLPPLEVLRAE; encoded by the coding sequence GTGACCACAGCCGGATTCGTGCTCCGCATGGCCGCGCGGGAGATCCGGGCGGCGCCTCGACGGCTGCTCCTTCTGACGGCCTCGATCGCCGTTGGCGTGGCCGCGCTGGTGGCGATCGGCTCCTTCACCGACAATCTGCGCGACTCGGTGCGCGCCCAATCGCAGGCGCTGCTCGGAGCCGACCTGGCGTTCTCCAGCCGGCGGCCGCTCACGCCCAAGGCGGAGGCGGTCGTCGACACCCTGGTCTCCGGCGGGGCGCGGCTTGCGCGGCTCACCAGCTTCTCTGGCATGGCCTACGTGCCCCGCACCTCGGGTACCCGGCTGGTGCAGGTGGCAGCGGTCGACGGGGCCTACCCATTCTATGGCGAGATCCGCACCCAGCCGGCGCCCGCCTGGCGCGAATTGCAGTCCGGGCGATTCGTCGTGGTCGATCCCTCGCTGCTGAGCGCGCTCGGTGCCAGGCTGGGCGACACGCTCGCGTTGGGCGAGGCTCGCTTCGTCATCACCGGCTCGATCGTGAGCGCGCCGGGCAACGTTGGTATCCGGGCCGCGTTCGGACCGCGGATTTTCATCCCGGGCCGTTTTCTCCAGGACACACGCTTGCTGGGGTTTGGCGCACGCGCGGAATACGAGGCGTTCCTGAGCCTCCCGCCGGGGACCTCGCCGGCGGCCATCGCCGACCGCTACCGCACCCGGCTGCAGGTCGAGCGCGCCCGGGTGCGGACCGTGGCGGAGGACCAGCAGAACCTGAACGACGCGCTCGTCCGGCTGGCGGGGTATCTGGGACTGGTGGCGCTCATCGCCCTGCTGCTCGGCGGGATCGGGGTGGCGAGCGCTGTGGTGGTGTTCATCCGCCAGCGGCTCGACAGCATCGCCGTGCTCCGCTGCCTGGGCGCGAGCGCCGGTCGCGTACTGGCGATCTACCTCGCCGAAGCCGCCGCGATGGGACTCGTGGGCAGCATCCTCGGTGCGCTGCTCGGCCTCGGCGCGCAGCAGGTTCTCCCGGAGCTCCTGGCCGGGCTGCTCCCGGTGACCGTGCGCCCGGAGCTGTCGCTCCGCGCCGTCGCGCTTGGGCTGGGGATGGGACTCTGGGTGGCGCTGATCTTCGCGCTCTCCCCACTCCTCGCGGTGCGCCGAGTGCCTCCGCTGGCCGCACTCCGGCGCGACGTGGACCCCGAGGTCCGGCGGAGCCGCGATCCGTGGCGCTGGCTCAGTCTCGCGGCGCTGGCTGCCAGCACGGTGGCGCTCGCCGCCATCCAGGTCGGGAGCTGGCGACGGGCCGCGATCTTTTCAGCCGGCGTGGCCGCGGCCTTGCTGATCCTGTGGGGTGCCTCGTGGGCGCTCATCCGGGTGGCGCGGCGCTGGCTACCGCCGGCATGGCCCTACGTGTGGCGCCAGGGCGTGGCCAACCTGCACCGCCCCTTCAACCAGACGACCACGGTAGTGCTGGCCATCGGCTTCGGCGGGTTTCTGCTGGGTACGCTCTTCCTGGTCCAGTTCAACCTGCTGCGGCAGCTCCGGATCACCGGCGGCCCCAGCCGGCCCAACCTGGTGCTCTTCGACATTCAGCCCGACCAGCAGCCCATTGTCCAGCGGGCGCTGGCAGAGGCCCGGCTGCCGTCGTTCGGGCCGGTGCCGATCGTGCCGATGCGGATCGAGTCGGTCAAGGGCAAGCCGGTGAGCATGACGCTGGCCGATACCTCAGCCGGCCGGGACGGGCCGAGCAATGCCTGGGCGTTTCGGCGGGAGTACCGGTCGACCTACCGCGACACCCTGGTGGGTTCGGAGCGGCTCGTGGCCGGCCGCTGGTGGACGCCAGGAGCGAGAACGCCGGAGATCTCGGTCGAGACGGACCTGGCGCGCGAGCTGGGCGTCCGGGTGGGAGACGAGATCGTCTGGGACGTGCAGGGAGTGCCGGTCACCACCCGGGTGGCCAGCCTCAGAGAGGTGGAGTGGGCCCGGTTCGAGCCCAACTTCTTCGTGGTGTTCGCGCCGGGGGCGCTGGAGGGCGCGCCACAGTCGCTGGTGACGCTCACCCGGATCGCGCGGCCTTCGGATCGCGGCACCTTCCAGCGCCGGCTGACGGAACGACTCCCCAACGTCACCATCCTGGATCTCTCCTCGGTCCAGGAGACTCTCGAGCGGCTGATCGCGCGGGTGCTGCTCGCGATCCGCTTCATGGCGCTCTTTACCCTGGGCACCGGCACGCTCGTGCTGGTCGGGGCGCTTGCCACCAGCCGGTTCCAGCGGGCGCGCGAGGGAGCCCTGCTCCGCACCCTCGGCGCGACTCGGGGACAGCTCTTCCGCATCGTGATCGCCGAGTACGTCTCCCTCGGGCTGATCGCATCGCTGGTGGCGGTGGTCCTCGCCTCGGTGGCTGGTTGGGCGCTGGCACGCTTCCTGTTCGAGGGGAGCTTCACCCTTCCGGTCGTGCCCTTGTCGCTGCTCGCCGCCGCAGTCGTGACTCTCACCGTCGTCGTGGGCCTGGCCAACAGCCGGGTGGTCCTCCGGCTGCCGCCGCTGGAGGTGCTCCGGGCCGAGTGA
- a CDS encoding ABC transporter ATP-binding protein, translated as MLRCASLTKSYASGDRELTVLKDITFAVEPGGFVAIVGPSGSGKTTLLGLLAGLDRPTAGTVHLDGAELGQLDEDQRARLRGEKIGFVFQSFQLIPTLTARENIQVPLELRGEEGRARADELLARVGLTERAHHYPAQLSGGEQQRVALARAFSTRPRVLFADEPTGNLDASTGATIIDLMMELNRDLGTTLVLVTHDLDLASRARRTIRLADGRIVADSAA; from the coding sequence ATGCTGCGCTGTGCCTCGTTGACCAAGAGCTATGCGTCCGGTGACCGCGAGCTCACCGTGTTGAAGGATATCACCTTCGCCGTGGAGCCGGGCGGCTTCGTGGCGATCGTCGGCCCGTCGGGCAGCGGCAAGACGACGCTGCTGGGCCTGCTCGCGGGGCTCGACCGGCCCACGGCCGGGACGGTGCACCTCGATGGCGCCGAGCTGGGCCAGCTGGATGAAGACCAGCGCGCGCGGCTTCGCGGCGAGAAGATCGGATTCGTGTTTCAGTCCTTCCAGCTGATCCCCACGCTCACGGCAAGGGAGAATATCCAGGTGCCGCTCGAGCTGCGGGGCGAGGAGGGACGCGCCCGGGCGGACGAGCTCCTGGCCCGCGTGGGGCTCACCGAGCGGGCGCATCATTATCCGGCCCAGCTTTCGGGTGGCGAGCAGCAACGGGTCGCGCTGGCGCGTGCCTTCAGCACCCGTCCCCGGGTCCTCTTCGCGGATGAGCCCACCGGCAACCTCGACGCCAGCACGGGCGCCACCATCATCGACCTCATGATGGAGCTGAACCGGGATCTCGGCACCACGCTGGTGCTGGTCACCCACGATCTCGACCTGGCGTCCCGGGCCCGGCGCACCATCCGCCTGGCCGACGGCCGGATCGTCGCCGACAGCGCGGCGTGA
- a CDS encoding aminotransferase class V-fold PLP-dependent enzyme — MSAAANPPELGRWRADTPGCTRRVHLNNAGAALTPRPVHQAVTAHLRLEDELGGYEAAEARRDALRQVYQDLGHLLGAGARNMALAQSSTTAFAQALETFDFAPGDTILTSRADYASNQIMYLSLARRRGVEIVRAPDAPEGGIDPAEVRRLVGRRRPTLVALTWVPTNSGLVQPVEAVGEICRAAEVPYLVDACQAVGQMPVDVGALYCDYLAGTSRKFLRGPRGIGFLYVSDRALAAGAHPLLVDMHGASWSDPDAFELTPDARRFETWEMPFGLVLGLGAAVRYALEVGIPTAQERAWALARHARERLARVPGVRVLDRGPALSAIVTIQPAARDGAELKLALRARGINTSSPEREDAVIDMDEKGVTSALRISPHYYNTTDEIDTAAAALEELLGSGVPS; from the coding sequence GTGAGCGCCGCCGCCAACCCGCCGGAGCTCGGCCGCTGGCGGGCCGACACTCCGGGCTGTACCCGCCGGGTGCATCTGAACAACGCCGGGGCGGCCCTGACGCCTCGACCGGTGCACCAGGCCGTCACCGCGCACCTCAGGCTGGAGGACGAGCTCGGTGGCTATGAGGCGGCGGAGGCCCGGAGGGACGCGCTGCGCCAGGTGTACCAGGACCTGGGCCATCTGCTCGGCGCCGGAGCGCGGAACATGGCACTGGCCCAGAGCTCCACCACGGCCTTCGCGCAGGCGCTCGAGACATTCGACTTCGCCCCGGGCGACACCATTCTCACCAGCCGCGCGGACTACGCCTCCAACCAGATCATGTATCTCTCGCTCGCCCGCCGGCGAGGAGTCGAGATCGTTCGCGCGCCGGACGCCCCTGAAGGCGGCATCGATCCCGCCGAGGTGCGGCGGCTGGTGGGACGGAGGCGCCCCACGCTGGTGGCGCTCACCTGGGTGCCGACCAACTCGGGACTGGTTCAGCCGGTCGAGGCGGTCGGCGAGATCTGCCGCGCCGCGGAGGTGCCCTACCTGGTCGACGCCTGCCAGGCGGTGGGCCAGATGCCGGTCGACGTAGGCGCCCTGTACTGCGACTATCTGGCGGGGACCTCCAGGAAGTTCCTGCGCGGCCCCCGCGGCATCGGATTTCTCTATGTGTCGGACCGCGCGCTTGCCGCCGGCGCCCATCCCCTGCTGGTCGACATGCACGGGGCCTCCTGGAGCGATCCCGACGCCTTCGAGCTGACGCCCGACGCCCGACGCTTCGAGACCTGGGAGATGCCCTTCGGACTGGTGCTCGGACTGGGGGCCGCCGTGCGCTACGCACTGGAGGTCGGCATCCCGACGGCTCAGGAGCGCGCGTGGGCGCTGGCTCGCCATGCCCGCGAGCGGCTGGCCCGGGTGCCCGGCGTGCGGGTACTGGACCGCGGCCCGGCACTCTCTGCCATCGTCACCATTCAGCCGGCCGCCCGCGACGGCGCCGAGCTGAAGCTGGCGCTGCGGGCGCGCGGGATCAACACCAGCTCACCCGAGCGGGAGGATGCCGTCATCGACATGGACGAGAAGGGGGTGACCTCCGCGCTCCGGATTTCCCCGCACTACTACAACACCACCGACGAGATCGACACCGCCGCCGCCGCGCTCGAGGAGCTGCTGGGGTCAGGCGTGCCCTCGTAG
- a CDS encoding enoyl-[acyl-carrier-protein] reductase, with product MLAIDLTGKRALVAGVSDDGGFGFAIAKALAEAGATICLGSWPPALGIFTKLLERGKMEDSLRLSDGGKLEFERIYPLDAGFDTLAEVPDEVRENKRYKEQGDFTIQGMAGRIRADFGESALDIVVHSLANGPEVRSPLVDTSRQGYLAAVSVSAYSNVSLVRHLAPLMRPAGSFLSLTYLAGERVIPGYGGGMSSAKAALEADTRTLAFEAGRRWGVRINAISAGPWASRAASAIGFIDTMIAYSAANSPLPHPIQATDVGHTAAFLCSPLAAAVTGSVVYVDNGFHAMGMAVAEGGR from the coding sequence ATGCTCGCGATCGACCTCACCGGAAAACGTGCTCTCGTCGCCGGCGTCTCGGACGATGGCGGCTTCGGTTTCGCCATCGCCAAGGCACTCGCCGAGGCGGGGGCCACGATCTGCCTCGGAAGCTGGCCGCCGGCCCTGGGGATCTTCACCAAGCTGCTCGAGCGCGGGAAGATGGAGGACTCGCTTCGGCTCTCCGATGGCGGCAAGCTGGAGTTCGAGCGGATCTATCCGCTGGACGCCGGCTTCGACACGCTGGCCGAGGTTCCCGATGAGGTCCGGGAGAACAAGCGCTACAAGGAGCAGGGCGACTTTACCATCCAGGGCATGGCGGGCCGGATTCGCGCGGACTTCGGCGAGTCCGCCCTCGACATCGTGGTGCACAGCCTGGCCAACGGGCCGGAGGTCCGCTCGCCGCTGGTCGACACCAGCCGGCAGGGGTATCTCGCGGCGGTCAGCGTCAGCGCCTACAGCAACGTGTCCCTGGTGCGGCACCTCGCGCCGCTGATGCGACCGGCCGGCAGCTTCCTTTCCCTCACATATCTGGCGGGCGAACGGGTCATCCCCGGCTATGGCGGCGGCATGTCGTCGGCCAAGGCGGCGCTCGAGGCGGACACCCGCACGCTCGCCTTCGAGGCCGGCCGCAGATGGGGCGTACGGATCAATGCGATTTCCGCCGGCCCCTGGGCTTCCCGCGCCGCGTCGGCGATCGGATTCATCGACACCATGATCGCCTATTCGGCCGCCAACTCTCCGCTGCCTCATCCTATTCAGGCCACCGATGTGGGACACACGGCTGCCTTCCTCTGCAGCCCGCTCGCGGCGGCCGTCACCGGCAGCGTGGTCTACGTGGACAACGGTTTCCACGCCATGGGAATGGCGGTGGCCGAGGGCGGGCGCTGA